From one Triticum aestivum cultivar Chinese Spring chromosome 4B, IWGSC CS RefSeq v2.1, whole genome shotgun sequence genomic stretch:
- the LOC123091582 gene encoding OBERON-like protein — MGTSSGANFHQQFPQGMPPPRHNGGTPNLQTSLSLASSDQVGTPDMQERASNSDPGHDSATESASSRETWPVEPNKSSGGDAATTIRIVDKDKEVATQGVAERQVIRRIPSTGRVTLREVARERVDLVAEKMKVMPDEVLDEIKSELRSILEGTGGSHHVEEFLYLQKVVQNRVDLTPTTLLMPHHVQLEILVAIKTGIQAFLHPSVNLPLSHLAEVYLYKRCRNIACKSALPAEECRCNICSNRNGFCNLCMCVICNKFDFEVNTCSWIGCDVCSHWTHTDCAIRDEQIGSGQKINNGIAHPEMLFRCQACQRTSELLGWVRDVFQQCAPGWDRDALLRELECVCKIFRLSEDSKGRNLFRRCDDLIERLRSGTAQSMSPRALLPALQELEMDFSKMSENEELGRLITPHEACNRIAEVVQEAVRKMETVAEEKMQMFKKARLAVDSCERELEEKTREARELKAEQLRKQQQVEELESMIRLKSAEAEMFQLKANEARQEAEQLQSIALAKSEKAEQDYASMYLRRRLEEAEAEKQSIFEKIKLRENPRPLATVPPQASSSAATAALTPGDSSQMMMLSKIQDLLKNVRSMPSGKSDVRQSK; from the exons ATGGGAACCTCATCAGGCGCAAATTTCCATCAACAGTTTCCACAGGGGATGCCGCCCCCACGGCACAATGGGGGCACCCCAAACCTGCAGACTTCCCTCTCTTTGGCCTCGTCAGACCAAGTTGGTACGCCAGATATGCAGGAGCGTGCGTCAAATTCTGACCCGGGTCATGACTCTGCCACTGAGAGTGCCAGTTCAAGGGAGACCTGGCCTGTAGAGCCAAACAAAAGCAGTGGTGGTGATGCTGCGACCACTATTAGAATAGTGGATAAAGATAAGGAGGTAGCCACCCAAGGTGTTGCTGAACGGCAAGTCATTCGTAGGATCCCAAGTACCGGTAGAGTGACTCTCCGGGAGGTTGCTCGGGAAAGGGTTGATCTAGTCGCTGAGAAAATGAAGGTTATGCCAGATGAGGTGTTGGATGAAATCAAGAGTGAACTTCGGTCAATTCTTGAAGGAACTGGGGGTTCTCATCATGTTGAGGAGTTCTTGTACCTGCAGAAGGTCGTCCAGAATAGGGTGGATTTGACACCAACTACACTTTTGATGCCACACCATGTTCAGCTGGAGATTCTTGTTGCCATCAAGACTGGAATCCAGGCATTTTTGCATCCAAGTGTTAATTTACCCCTGAGTCATCTTGCTGAGGTTTACTTGTACAAGAGGTGCCGGAACATCGCCTGTAAGAGTGCTCTCCCTGCCGAAGAGTGTAGGTGCAATATATGTAGCAACAGGAATGGCTTTTGCAACCTTTGCATGTGTGTGATCTGCAATAAGTTTGACTTTGAAGTCAATACATGCAGCTGGATTGGGTGTGATGTCTGCTCTCACTGGACTCACACTGATTGTGCAATCCGTGATGAGCAGATTGGGTCCGGACAGAAAATTAATAACGGAATTGCCCATCCGGAGATGCTTTTTCGGTGCCAAGCCTGCCAAAGGACATCTGAGCTGTTGGGGTGGGTTAGGGATGTATTCCAACAATGTGCTCCTGGCTGGGACAGGGATGCGTTGTTACGAGAACTTGAGTGTGTTTGTAAGATTTTCCGTCTAAGCGAGGACTCAAAAGGGAGGAACTTGTTCAGGAGATGTGATGATCTGATCGAAAGACTAAGAAGTGGTACTGCTCAATCCATGAGTCCTAGAGCGCTGCTGCCGGCACTCCAAG AGCTTGAGATGGATTTTTCAAAGATGTCCGAAAATGAAGAATTGGGGCGCCTGATCACTCCACATGAGGCCTGCAATCGAATTGCTGAGGTTGTCCAAGAGGCTGTCAGAAAGATGGAGACCGTGGCTGAAGAGAAGATGCAGATGTTCAAGAAGGCTCGCCTCGCGGTGGATTCCTGCGAGCGTGAGCTGGAGGAGAAGACACGGGAGGCACGGGAGCTCAAGGCGGAGCAGCTGCGTaagcagcagcaggtggaggagctGGAGAGCATGATCCGGCTGAAGAGTGCTGAGGCCGAGATGTTCCAGCTGAAGGCCAACGAGGCCCGGCAGGAGGCAGAGCAGCTCCAGAGCATTGCGTTGGCCAAGTCGGAGAAGGCGGAGCAGGACTATGCGAGCATGTACCTCAGGCGCCGCCTGGAGGAGGCCGAGGCAGAGAAGCAGTCAATCTTTGAGAAGATCAAGCTGCGGGAGAACCCGAGGCCGCTGGCAACGGTGCCTCCCCAGGCGAGCAGTAGTGCTGCCACCGCGGCCCTCACCCCTGGCGACTCATCACAGATGATGATGCTGTCCAAGATCCAGGACCTGCTGAAGAACGTCCGCAGCATGCCGTCTGGCAAGTCGGACGTGCGGCAGTCGAAATAG